In the genome of Phocoena sinus isolate mPhoSin1 chromosome 15, mPhoSin1.pri, whole genome shotgun sequence, the window CCCTGCCTGGTTGAAGCCAGCTGACTTTACAAGTTGGGACCTACAGtcagggaggggtgaggaaggTGCTTGATTCAGGTCTTTTTCCCCCCAGATGGCCCACTGCGTGACCTTGGTTCAGCTGTCCATTTCATGTGACCACCTCATTGACAAGGACATCAGCTCCAAGTCTGACCCACTCTGCGTCCTTTTACAGGATGTGGGAGGGGGCAAATGGGCTGAGGTAAGAAGGACTATGGGGGATAAAGTTGTGGAGGGAGGCTAGGACTCTTTTGGGTTGGAAGGTGCATGACTGTGATGCTTATTGGCTTCTGCCCACAGCTTGGCCGGACTGAGCGAATACGGAACTGTTCGAGCCCTGAGTTCTCCAAGACTCTGCAGCTTGAGTACCACTTTGAAACAGTCCAAAAGCTCCGATTTGGCATCTATGACATAGACAACAAGACACCTGAGCTGGGGGATGATGACTTCCTAGGAGGGGCTGAGTGTTCCCTAGGACAGGTATGCACAGCCAGGGATTAGAATCCTTCAGACACAGGTTAAGTAAGAGCGCTGTCAGATAAACCAGACTGCTTGGAACTTGGAGGTTGGGGTCAAACAGGACCTAGCCTTGTCTGAGACCTTGgtaccccacccacccctgctctGCCCCAGATTGTGTCCAGTCGGATACTAACTCTACCCTTGATGCTGAAGCCTGGAAAACCTGCTGGGCGAGGGACCATCACGGTAAGGAGGAACTCTGCTGGGGTTTGTGGGTGGTTGTGTACTTATATCCATGAGGAATTCATGAGATGGTACAGTCTCCTGCTTCTTCCCCTACCTAGGTCTCAGCTCAGGAGCTAAAGGATAGTCGTGTCGTGACCATGGAGGTGGAGGCCAGAAACCTAGATAAGAAGGTGTGTGTGGAAGGAGGCCTTGGGAGTTCAAGAATTAAGCGGACAGGGATGGTGTGttggaaggggaagggtgagAAGGTCTTTCATAGTGGTTGTCAGATGCCTGAGTCTAAACTGCGGTCTCTGTGATATTGACAGGACTTCCTGGGAAAATCGGATCCGTTCTTGGAGTTTTTCCATCAGGGTGATGGGAAATGGCACCTGGCATACAGATCTGAGGTGTGAGACCCCTGGGATTGGGTATGATGGGGTAGGAGAGAATCTCCTGGGGCTTGTGATTACCAGGGTTTGGAGCACAGGGCTAAAGAGTCTGTATATGGGTAAGAAGAATGGCAGCTCCCCACATGCCAACGCAGAGCTCACTAGAGGCCTTGCCCTCCACCTTCAGGTCATCAAGAACAACCTGAACCCTACTTGGAAGCGCTTCTCTGTTCCCCTTCAACACTTCTGTGGGGGAGACCCCAGCACACCCATCCAGGTGAGGAGCTTGCCTCCTGAGTGGACTGAGCAGGGGCAGAGAGCCTGGGGAGGGATTTATTCTCACCTGCCACCTGCCTCCTGgtctttatatatacacacaccttcCCTCCTAGGTGCGATGCTCCGATTATGACAGTGATGGCTCACATGACCTCATTGGTACCTTCCACACCAGCTTGGCCCAGCTGCAAGCAGTCCCAGTGAGTGCTGGCTCAGGGGTATTGAGGTGGGCCTAGGGGCTGCAGCtccaggaagagagggagggcagggcagctCCAATCCTAGCTAATGCTCTAGAAGTTTCCtactctaatttttctttccttaccaGGCTGAGTTTGAATGCATCCACCTTGAGaaacagcagaaaaagaaaagctacaagAACTCTGGAACTATCTGTGTCAAGATTTGTCAGGTGAGACAATAGCCCATGTGACCCAGTCTCTGACTTCTAAGCTCCGTGACCCCAACCCCTTCACTCCAGCTATGACCATGGTTTCATCTACAGGTAGAAACAGAATATTCATTCTTGGACTATGTGATGGGAGGCTGTCAAATCAACTTCACTGTAAGTTGCTTCATCAGGGGCAGGAGCACAGATCCAGGGCGCAAGGTGGCCTTcagctcccctcctctcctcctcccaggtGGGTGTGGACTTCACGGGCTCCAATGGAGACCCTTCCTCACCTGATTCCCTGCACTACCTGAGCCCAACAGGGGTCAATGAGTACCTGACAGCACTGTGGAGTGTGGGCAGTGTGGTTCAGGACTATGATTCGTAAGTAACTTTGTCTCTTGCCCGTCCCCACTTCCTGCAGATGCTTTAGCCTCTGGGCTTATGGTCCTCTCACTGCTTCTTCCCCCATTCACTGTCTTCCCACAGGGACAAGCTGTTCCCAGCATTTGGATTTGGGGCCCAGGTACCCCCTGACTGGCAGGtgagtgtttttttcccctcccctacTCCTGTTTTTAGTTTCAGGGTCCTGATTTTGGGGGATGTAGTAAACTTGCTGCTTGGCATCCCAGAGTTGCAGAGATGTATCCTTACAGGCATGTATATAACAAATGCTCAGGACTAAATACCTCCTGTATGTTGCTTGGTACATACCATAATGCCCTTTTTCTTAGCACAAAAGTGGTCATGGGGAAAgaacctcattttttttcttgccctcAGGTCTCCCATGAATTTGCCTTGAACTTCAACCCTAACAACCCCTACTGTGCAGGTAAGTCCCCGATCCTCCAGCGTAAGGTATATCTGTCCATATCTAGAGAGGCAAgggagaatgggggtggggagatagACACCTGACTCCATTGGCCAGAGGAGTGGATTTTAGAGCTAGGCCTCTGGAGTCAAATCTTTATCCTGCCACTTGCTAATCATATGACTTGGGGCCAGTTGCTTAGCTTTTGTGTGCTTTGGCTTCATAATAAGACTaaatattataggatattgagtaTTTAAGAAGATGCATATAAAGTTTGAAGCAGTaagcctggcacatactaagtgtTCTCTAAACTATGAGAGCtgttattttatcattattatcttTGCCTAGAAGTTCACAGGGCATCAGTGGAAGCCTTGGTGCCTCCCTGCAGCTCTATTCAGGGTACTTTTTGCCCCACACTCTTTTGTCTAGAGAGGGCCAAACCCAGTGTTTCCCTAGAACCCACACAAGAGCAACAAGCTGAAGTGGAAAACTTGACCTGACCTGATCTGacctgggtttttatttttgacaTGGGTTCagacttagagaaaagttgcGAGAATAGTTACAGGGATTCAGGTCACTGGGGATCCAGGGTCAGGGCCTGAGTCACAGGGGCTGTTATTTACCTTCATCCAGATTCCTCAGACATggacattttaccacatttgctgTGTCATTCTCTCACTcagattttctctcttcctcctctctctctctatatatatacatttttttcccagaaatgtTTGAGAACTGTGGTGAATAATCCCTGCCCCAAGTTTGCCTCCATGGCCCCATCAACTTTGCACTCATCATCATCTGCATGGCCCTTTATCCCTGAATACTTCAGTGTTCCCTAAAATCAAAGACATTCTCTTAAATAACCACAGTGCAAttctcaaaatcaggaaattaacatcaaTACAATACTGTTACTCAATCtataaaatttattcaaaattttccAGTTGTCCTcttttatagcaaaagaaaatctTGGATCACACATTTCATTCAGTTGTCTTCCAGAGTTCTTCATGTCTTTCACGATATTGACATTTTTTAAGGTTAAAGGCCAGATcgtttgtagaatgtccttcagtTTGGGTTTACCTGATATTTCCTCATAATTAGATTCAAATTATGCATTTTTGGCGGGAATACCACAGAAGCCATGCTGTGTATTCAGGAGGCACATGATGTTGATTTATCCTCTTACAAGTCATATTAACTtcgatcacttggttaaggtagaGTCTACCAGGTTTCTCTACTATACAAgtactgttattttcttttttttttttgcggtacgcgggcctctcactgttgtggcttctcccgttgcggagcaacaggctccggacgcgcaggctcagcggccatggctcacgggcacagccgcttcgcggctcgcggcatgtgggatcttcccggaccggggcacgaacccgtatcccttgc includes:
- the LOC116739527 gene encoding copine-1 isoform X2: MAHCVTLVQLSISCDHLIDKDISSKSDPLCVLLQDVGGGKWAELGRTERIRNCSSPEFSKTLQLEYHFETVQKLRFGIYDIDNKTPELGDDDFLGGAECSLGQIVSSRILTLPLMLKPGKPAGRGTITVSAQELKDSRVVTMEVEARNLDKKDFLGKSDPFLEFFHQGDGKWHLAYRSEVIKNNLNPTWKRFSVPLQHFCGGDPSTPIQVRCSDYDSDGSHDLIGTFHTSLAQLQAVPAEFECIHLEKQQKKKSYKNSGTICVKICQVETEYSFLDYVMGGCQINFTVGVDFTGSNGDPSSPDSLHYLSPTGVNEYLTALWSVGSVVQDYDSDKLFPAFGFGAQVPPDWQVSHEFALNFNPNNPYCAGIQGIVDAYRQALPQVRLYGPTNFAPIINHVARFAAQAAHQRTASQYFVLLLLTDGAVTDVEATREAVVRASFLPMSVIIVGVGGADFEAMEQLDADGGPLRTRSGEAAARDIVQFVPYRRFQNAPREALAQTVLAEVPTQLVSYFKAQGWAPLKALPPAAKGPAQVPQA
- the LOC116739527 gene encoding copine-1 isoform X3, encoding MAHCVTLVQLSISCDHLIDKDISSKSDPLCVLLQDVGGGKWAELGRTERIRNCSSPEFSKTLQLEYHFETVQKLRFGIYDIDNKTPELGDDDFLGGAECSLGQIVSSRILTLPLMLKPGKPAGRGTITVSAQELKDSRVVTMEVEARNLDKKDFLGKSDPFLEFFHQGDGKWHLAYRSEVIKNNLNPTWKRFSVPLQHFCGGDPSTPIQVRCSDYDSDGSHDLIGTFHTSLAQLQAVPAEFECIHLEKQQKKKSYKNSGTICVKICQVETEYSFLDYVMGGCQINFTVGVDFTGSNGDPSSPDSLHYLSPTGVNEYLTALWSVGSVVQDYDSDKLFPAFGFGAQVPPDWQVSHEFALNFNPNNPYCAGIQGIVDAYRQALPQVRLYGPTNFAPIINHVARFAAQAAHQRTASAPREALAQTVLAEVPTQLVSYFKAQGWAPLKALPPAAKGPAQVPQA